The Xanthomonas fragariae genome has a segment encoding these proteins:
- the gmk gene encoding guanylate kinase: protein MRGTLYIVAAPSGAGKSSIVNATLARDPKIALSISFTSRAPRPGERHAEHYHFVSADEFQGMIEAGDFFEYALVHGDWKGTARQSVEPQLAAGNDVLLEIDWQGAHQVRQKVPDAVSVFILPPSRQALDERMRKRGQDSEDVMAQRLAAARQEMLHFEEFDYVIINEIFDTAVSEMCAIFTASRLRRKAQQQRHAGLIQALLE, encoded by the coding sequence ATGCGCGGCACCCTCTACATCGTTGCGGCCCCCTCGGGCGCCGGCAAGAGCAGCATCGTCAACGCCACTCTGGCGCGCGATCCCAAGATCGCCTTGTCGATCTCGTTCACCTCGCGCGCACCCCGGCCGGGCGAACGGCATGCCGAGCACTACCATTTTGTCTCCGCCGACGAGTTCCAGGGCATGATCGAAGCGGGCGACTTCTTCGAATACGCGCTGGTGCATGGCGACTGGAAGGGCACCGCGCGGCAGTCGGTCGAGCCGCAGCTGGCCGCCGGCAACGACGTGCTGCTGGAAATCGACTGGCAGGGCGCGCATCAGGTGCGCCAGAAGGTGCCGGATGCGGTCAGCGTGTTCATCCTGCCGCCGTCGCGTCAAGCCTTGGACGAGCGCATGCGCAAGCGCGGGCAGGACAGCGAGGATGTAATGGCGCAGCGCCTAGCAGCCGCACGCCAAGAGATGCTCCATTTCGAAGAATTCGATTACGTCATCATCAACGAGATCTTCGACACCGCTGTCTCGGAGATGTGTGCAATCTTCACCGCAAGCCGCTTGCGTCGCAAGGCACAGCAGCAGCGGCACGCCGGGCTGATTCAGGCGCTGCTGGAATGA
- the rpoZ gene encoding DNA-directed RNA polymerase subunit omega, protein MARITVEDCLEVVNNRFELVMMASKRARQLANGVQPLIENADASDKPTVMALREIAARRIDNALIDEVEKAERERAEREALEWAAAEVVADEDMSKNDD, encoded by the coding sequence ATGGCCCGCATTACCGTAGAAGATTGCCTGGAAGTCGTGAATAACCGTTTCGAGCTGGTCATGATGGCCTCCAAGCGTGCCCGTCAGCTCGCCAACGGCGTGCAGCCGCTGATCGAGAACGCGGACGCCAGCGACAAGCCCACCGTGATGGCACTGCGCGAAATCGCCGCACGCCGTATCGACAACGCGCTGATCGATGAAGTCGAGAAGGCCGAGCGCGAGCGTGCTGAGCGCGAAGCTCTGGAATGGGCCGCTGCCGAAGTGGTTGCCGACGAAGACATGTCCAAGAACGACGATTGA
- a CDS encoding RelA/SpoT family protein, producing the protein MNPGPTAQATVVTSPSSDQAIPDYVLHLERAASYLPKEQLPVLRRAWEVGATAHAGQTRKSGEPYITHPVAVACVLAELGLDMESLIAAILHDTIEDTPLTREELASEFGEAVAELVDGVTKLDKLKFRDRQEAAAESFRKMLLAMSRDLRVIMIKLADRLHNMRTLGAQSSEARSRIARETLEIYAPIAQRLGMSLIKSELQNLGFCALYPWRHAIIEKHIRSQPVVRRESMAQVEVQLSQRLAKEGLEHRLVSRIKTPWSIYSKMHEENKSFDQVMDVFGFRLVVRSVADCYHALGAVHASFKPLDGRFRDFIAIPKANGYQSLHTVLFGPYGSPIEVQIRTEEMDLIAERGVAAHWTYKVGSASPNSAQSRAHDWIVELIDSQRAAGSSLEFLDNVKVDLFPDEVYLFTPKGKILALPRNSTTLDFAYAVHTDVGNRAVASRVDKKLVPLRTKLVSGQAVEIITARSATPKPQWLEFVVSSKARTAIRHQLKQLEHEDAVQLGHRMLDRALEAMDSSLERLPKGRLDAFLNEHRYPRLEALLADVALGNWMPNQAAQALMAYAELRGAGQSKHSHEKILIDGSERGVISFANCCQPIPGDEIMGYHTAGKGIVVHRLDCPNLAELRKSPERWVPIDWDSGVTGDYDTALVVEVENRTGVLAQLAAAIAQSQSNIERVDYLDRDFNAAVLRFNIQVRDRRHLAEVMRRLRRLHVVQSVGRQ; encoded by the coding sequence ATGAACCCAGGCCCCACTGCCCAGGCGACCGTCGTGACGTCTCCGTCTTCCGACCAGGCCATCCCCGACTACGTCCTGCACCTCGAACGCGCGGCCAGCTACCTCCCAAAGGAGCAGCTGCCGGTCCTGCGCCGTGCCTGGGAAGTCGGTGCCACTGCGCATGCCGGCCAGACTCGCAAATCTGGCGAGCCCTACATCACTCATCCGGTTGCCGTTGCCTGCGTGCTCGCCGAGCTTGGCCTGGACATGGAATCGCTGATTGCCGCGATCCTGCACGACACCATCGAAGACACCCCGCTGACGCGCGAAGAGCTGGCGTCGGAGTTCGGCGAAGCGGTGGCCGAGTTGGTCGACGGTGTCACCAAGTTGGACAAGCTCAAGTTCCGCGACCGCCAGGAAGCGGCGGCGGAAAGTTTCCGAAAGATGCTGCTGGCGATGTCGCGCGATTTGCGCGTGATCATGATCAAGCTCGCCGACCGTTTGCATAACATGCGCACGCTGGGCGCGCAGAGCAGCGAAGCACGCAGCCGCATCGCACGCGAAACTCTGGAAATCTACGCGCCCATCGCGCAGCGCCTGGGTATGAGCCTGATCAAGTCCGAGCTGCAGAATCTGGGCTTTTGCGCGCTGTATCCGTGGCGTCACGCCATTATCGAAAAACATATTCGCAGCCAGCCGGTGGTGCGTCGCGAATCGATGGCGCAGGTGGAGGTGCAGTTGTCGCAACGACTGGCCAAGGAAGGGCTGGAGCATCGGCTGGTCAGCCGCATCAAGACGCCCTGGAGCATCTATTCCAAGATGCACGAAGAGAACAAATCATTCGACCAGGTGATGGATGTGTTCGGCTTCCGTCTGGTGGTGCGCTCGGTGGCCGATTGCTATCACGCGCTAGGCGCGGTGCATGCGAGCTTCAAGCCGCTGGATGGGCGTTTTCGCGATTTCATCGCCATTCCCAAGGCTAATGGTTACCAGTCATTGCACACCGTGTTGTTCGGCCCTTACGGATCGCCGATCGAAGTGCAGATCCGCACCGAAGAAATGGACCTGATCGCCGAGCGCGGTGTGGCAGCGCACTGGACCTACAAGGTCGGCTCGGCGTCGCCGAATAGCGCGCAGAGCCGCGCGCACGACTGGATCGTGGAGCTGATCGATTCGCAGCGCGCCGCCGGCTCATCGCTGGAGTTTCTGGACAACGTCAAGGTCGATCTGTTCCCGGACGAGGTCTATCTTTTCACGCCCAAGGGCAAGATTCTGGCGTTGCCGCGCAATTCCACCACGCTGGATTTCGCCTATGCAGTGCACACCGACGTGGGCAATCGCGCGGTCGCCTCGCGCGTGGACAAAAAGCTAGTGCCGCTGCGCACCAAGCTGGTCAGTGGCCAGGCGGTGGAGATCATCACCGCGCGTTCGGCCACGCCCAAGCCGCAGTGGCTGGAATTTGTGGTCAGCAGCAAGGCGCGTACCGCGATCCGCCACCAGCTCAAGCAACTCGAACACGAAGATGCCGTGCAGCTTGGCCATCGCATGCTCGATCGCGCGCTGGAAGCGATGGACAGCTCGCTGGAGCGGTTGCCTAAGGGGCGGCTGGATGCCTTCCTCAACGAGCATCGCTACCCGCGTCTTGAAGCCTTGCTGGCCGATGTGGCGCTCGGCAACTGGATGCCCAACCAGGCGGCGCAGGCGCTGATGGCTTACGCCGAATTGCGCGGCGCAGGCCAGTCCAAGCATTCGCACGAAAAAATCCTGATCGACGGTAGCGAGCGTGGCGTGATCAGCTTCGCCAACTGTTGTCAGCCGATTCCCGGCGACGAAATCATGGGGTATCACACTGCTGGCAAGGGCATCGTGGTGCACCGTCTGGACTGCCCGAACCTGGCCGAGCTGCGCAAATCGCCCGAGCGCTGGGTGCCGATCGATTGGGATTCCGGCGTCACCGGCGATTACGACACCGCGCTGGTGGTGGAAGTGGAAAACCGCACCGGCGTGCTGGCCCAACTTGCCGCAGCGATTGCGCAGAGCCAGTCCAATATCGAGCGTGTGGATTACCTGGATCGTGATTTCAATGCGGCGGTGCTGCGCTTCAATATCCAGGTACGCGATCGTCGCCATCTTGCCGAAGTGATGCGCCGGTTGCGGCGTCTGCATGTGGTGCAGAGCGTCGGGCGGCAGTAG
- a CDS encoding RidA family protein, with protein MSQIIHTDRAPAAIGPYSQAVRAGNTVYFSGQIPLDPATGEIVPGDIGAQAGRAFDNLKAVAEAAGGSLDKIVRLGLYLTDLGQFAAVNAVMQEYFQAPFPARSTIEVSGLPKGVGFEVDAVMVLD; from the coding sequence ATGTCCCAGATCATCCATACCGACCGGGCGCCCGCCGCCATTGGCCCGTACTCGCAGGCCGTGCGTGCCGGCAACACGGTGTATTTCTCCGGGCAGATCCCCTTGGATCCGGCCACCGGCGAGATTGTGCCCGGTGACATCGGCGCGCAGGCAGGCCGCGCATTCGACAACCTCAAGGCAGTGGCCGAAGCGGCCGGCGGCTCGCTAGACAAGATCGTGCGCCTGGGCCTATATCTGACCGACCTCGGCCAGTTCGCTGCGGTCAACGCGGTGATGCAGGAGTATTTCCAGGCCCCGTTCCCCGCACGTTCGACCATCGAAGTCTCTGGTCTGCCCAAGGGCGTCGGGTTCGAAGTCGATGCGGTGATGGTGCTCGACTGA